cctctggagtaccgtcgaataggcaacgacaggtcgttagggtgcgccactgcgaccccaaccactaggctaagcccacgtcgtctaaatgaattagtgctaggaggaactagacactaaatgatatagtagaagcgggacctTGGCGTGAGAATTCCAGAAATTCGCTCCTGGCAGGATTCGAACTCTGGTCGTTAGGATGCGCCAGtgcgaccccaaccactgggctatGCCCACGTCCTAATATAGAAAATGAATTAgtgctaggaggaactagacactaaatgatatagtagaagtgggacctcggcgtgagaattccagaaattcgttcctgacaggatttgaactctggtcgttggggcgcgccactgcgaccccaaccactgggccagtggttggggtcgcagtggcgcaccccaacgaCCAGAGTTCCAGATGCTTCTCTATATGAAATATTGATGTCCCCGAATTCTAGCTCAATTTAACTCCGTTTAGGTCCCTGAAAGTAAAAAAAATACATAAAAAATAGTTTTCCTATCATGCAGAGTTATAACCTAAATAAAGGAAATCTATGGTAATAACATCATACATGCTGCAAATATATGGTAATATGTGTCAACAAACTACAACAACGACCCCATGCTCGTCGTCTCCTTTGCAGGAGGCGAGGTGCTTGGAGTTCATCCTCCGCATCGGCGAGGACCCCCTCGGCATCAACCGGCTCCTGGAAAAGTTCATCGACGGCGCCAAGACGATCGGGTTTCAGCTGTGGGAGGCTAGCTGCGGCTTTTGCCAATGGCATGTCCAGGTCTTGTTCgatgggcagggcaagatgtacccgcACACCGGGTGGAAAAAGTTCGCCCATGCCCATGACCACGAGGTCTTGTCTGACAAACATGTCGATGTCATTGCTACACACGTGTTTGTAGGTTGATTTGATGGAAAACATCCAATTTTTTGTCCATTTCCAAAAGGGTCTGTCACCCACATCAGTTAAGTTGATCTGAATCAGTAGCCCAAGCAAACCGTTCATTTGTTCCATAAGATAAGGTGACATCCATCTCCTGAAGGTGAATTTCCAACCTAAAGCAGCAGCTCCAGCAACAGTTACAATGTGTTCATTGCAAATATTATACAGTAGATTTCTGATCACGGCAAAGTAGATCAAAACACATGGCAACGGTATTGCACGTAGCACACACTCAAAATTACACTCGGAAAAGAAAGAATTGCACAagacaaaaaaaaactaaaaaacacATGGTAGAGGAAATATAAACGGCAAAGTCGCGGACACGTGGCCCAGATGGCCGTGTTTGAAGGAGCCGTTACGACGGCTGAGCTTTTTCGTGCCTCCTAACGAACAAACAGCAAACAATGAGGGCCACATCGATGGCCCCTTCCCCCATTTTCCTTATGGCTCAAACTTTCCCGGGTGGAGAGTTATCCCGCTTTTTCTCTGTGTATGTACCGGGGAAATGCGCACGACAAAGCCACGTCAAATACACATGACAAAGCCCTTCCCGCCTACTTTTACCTCCCATTTTCTCCCTGTCGTGCGACCTTTCTATtatagtaccaaaaagaaaaataCCGTAAAtggaggccgagctacatgtagtTTTTTATTTTCAAAAAATTGAAAATTATATTTAAAAGGTTCaacaaatctgaaaaaaaaaTCTACATGTAGTCAATGATATATGCGAAATCTCAATGTGAAATTTATTGTATTCTAGGTATTTTAAACCTTGATTTTGAGGTGGAAAATGTGGACCTAGATCTAGACATCAGCTGGCCAAACTAATTAAAACAAAATTAAAGAGTAATTGTGTTAAAAGACTTTGGCCTTGCGAGTTTGGTGGAGGGAGTGCCCTCATGGTAGTAAGTCGCCAAGTCGGTTAGTTGTCAAAAAAAAAAGTCGCCAAGTCGGTTAGTTGTCAAAAAAAAGAGTCGCCAAGTCGGTTCGTTAAACCGAACGTCCCCTTTGGAACGTTTCTACTCCTACATGGTTCCTCCACGCGGCATCGCCGTTTCCGTGCCGTGCACGCGTTGAGTTCAGAACGATCTTTGGAGATTACATTGTACTATCCGGGATGTCGAGTCAGAGTAGAATCTGCAAATTAAAGTTGGATCCTGTAGTTAAATCTGCGATATAAATACACGGGGAGATTGCATTGTATCGAAGAAACTACCGTCAATTGTCTTCTTTGGGGCTCCCCTCCAGAATCTTAGATCTAAATCCTTGGTAGGAACTTTTTTTTAAGGGTATCCTTGGTAGGAACTAGGAAGCCATGGATTACTTGCCAAAGACCAGTATGGTGTCGTCGCCGGAGGGGGCAAAGGTGCTGGACGCGTACAAGAAAGCGCTCGCGACAGCGGCCTCGGTGACCGCGTACGCCATGCTTGCGCGCGGCATGGCGCGGGAGCTCCTCCCCGACGAGCTGCGCGCCGCGGTGAGCTGGGGCACGGCGCTGTTGCGCTCCCGCCTCGGCGCCCGCGAGAAGGAGCGCCGCACCATCGTGATCCGGCGCCAGCTCGGCAACAGCGCGTACGGCGGCGAGAACGACCTGTTCGACGCGTCGCTCACGTACCTAGCCACCAAGATCGACCCGCACACGATGCGCCGGCTCTGCCTCGAGCGGTCTCGCAAGAAGGAGCACGACGGGAGCAGCAGCTGGAGCACGCTCCTGTGTATGGAGCACGGAGGCTCCACCACCGACGCCTTCGACGGCGTTGAGTTCCATTGGACGTCCGTTGAGAGCGGCAGTgacggcaacaacaacaacaacaggggCAAGGAATCCCTGGAGCTCAGCTTCGACGTGGAGCACACGGAGACCGCGCTCGACAAGTACGTGCCCTTCATTAGCTCCACGGCGGAGGAGCTCCGGCTCCGGGACCGCGCCCTCAAGATCTTCCTCAACCAGGGCTCGGGCTGGAAAGGCATCAACCACCACCACCCTGCCACGTTCGAGACGCTCGCCATGGATCCGTCCATGAAGCAGTCGGTCATCGCAGACCTCGACCGGTTCCTCAAGAGGAAGGAGTACTACCGGCGGATCGGAAAGGCGTGGAAGCGCGGCTACCTTCTCTACGGCCCGCCTGGCACGGGCAAGTCCAGCCTGGTCGCCGCCATGGCCAACTATCTCCGGTTCAACCTCTACGACCTCGATCTCTCCGGGGTGTACGACAACTCGTGCCTGCAGAGGCTCCTCATCGACATGCCCAACAAGTCCATCCTCGTCATAGAGGATATTGACTGCAGCTTCGACACCATGTCAAGGGAACCCCGCAAGGCGCCTGGGGCGGGAGACACCTACTACtcatcggaggaggaggaggaccacgaggagtacgagcgccgagcAGGAGCAGGTTACCAGCAGGAGCGCAAGATCACGCTCTCAGGCCTGCTCAACTTCATCGACGGGCTGTGGTCCACCAGCGGCGAGGAGCGCATCATCGTCTTCACCACAAACTACAAGGACCGTCTCGACCGGGCGCTGCTAAGGCCGGGCCGCATGGACATGCACGTCTACATGGGCCACTGCGGATGGGAGGCGTTCAAGACGCTGGCCCGGAACTACCACCTCGTCGACGACCACGCTCTCTTCCCGGAGATACAAGCTTTAATTGCGGTGGTGGAGGTGACGCCGGCCGAGGTGTCGGAGATGATGTTGCGGAGCGAGGACGTCGACGCTGCCCTAGGGGTGCTCATGGAATTCCTCCAAGGAAAGAGACGCGCACAAGATGAGGCACAGGACGAGAAGGGCGTAGCAAAGTAGTAGAGAAAGAGCAATGTTGTCATCTCTTAATTCTTTTGGTATTACTGGGGCTCCTTGGATTTAAAAGAGTTTTGCAGGATTTTTTTGGATACTTAGGAATATTTCCTACCATGAATCGGCTTGATTAACAAGATTATATAATCTTTAGGATTTTTCCTAAAGATTTCTTCAGTCTATTTTGGACGAAAGTTTACATCCCGTCAAACTTCTTTTTTAATTCCTTTGCTTCCCCCTGCAATCAAACACTCATTGATTCAAACCTCTATAGCTTCCAAATTCTATAGGATTGCCGGACGGTTTATGGGTATGAGCAAATGCAATCTACAGTAGGAAAACAGTAAAatttcaccgagcaacctgaaatcttataccacttgataggacaaaggtggccgatctttcgatgagacgaggatacatcgatttgttggtggagttcgtgcttgacgattcgACTACACATGCAAAGCTCGTCCGCCACTGCAATCGTTAGgaaaatctccgggagttactaatcttgcggaagcacgatcagcctgaccagcta
This region of Lolium perenne isolate Kyuss_39 chromosome 2, Kyuss_2.0, whole genome shotgun sequence genomic DNA includes:
- the LOC127333306 gene encoding AAA-ATPase At3g50940-like; this encodes MDYLPKTSMVSSPEGAKVLDAYKKALATAASVTAYAMLARGMARELLPDELRAAVSWGTALLRSRLGAREKERRTIVIRRQLGNSAYGGENDLFDASLTYLATKIDPHTMRRLCLERSRKKEHDGSSSWSTLLCMEHGGSTTDAFDGVEFHWTSVESGSDGNNNNNRGKESLELSFDVEHTETALDKYVPFISSTAEELRLRDRALKIFLNQGSGWKGINHHHPATFETLAMDPSMKQSVIADLDRFLKRKEYYRRIGKAWKRGYLLYGPPGTGKSSLVAAMANYLRFNLYDLDLSGVYDNSCLQRLLIDMPNKSILVIEDIDCSFDTMSREPRKAPGAGDTYYSSEEEEDHEEYERRAGAGYQQERKITLSGLLNFIDGLWSTSGEERIIVFTTNYKDRLDRALLRPGRMDMHVYMGHCGWEAFKTLARNYHLVDDHALFPEIQALIAVVEVTPAEVSEMMLRSEDVDAALGVLMEFLQGKRRAQDEAQDEKGVAK